In the genome of Candidatus Limnocylindria bacterium, the window GGTATGCGATCCGGCATGCCGTTCCCGAGCCCGGCGCCGAAGAGCCCGCCGTTCGCGAGCGCGAAGAGGCCCTGCACGAGCTGATATCCGGAATCGAATCGCACGTCCTCGGCGAAGGGATGCAGCCACACGTCGACGCGGGCCGCGACGTGGCCGAACACGTGGTATGCGACGAAACCTCCGACGAGCAGCAGCAGGATGCCGATGAGCGTGTAGAAGGCCTCGCCGGTCGCGAGATAGAGCATCGCGAGGAAGATCCCGAGGAACAGCAGCGTGGCCCCGAGGTCACGCTCGAAGACCATCACGACCATCGCGATCGCCCACATCGCGACGATCGGACCGAAGTACGGGAGCGGCGGCACCGGGATCGGACCGAACCGCCGCTGCGTTTGCGAGAGGACCTCCCTGAACTCCTCGAGATAGGCGGCGAAGAAGATCACGAGAAGGATCTTGACCGCCTCCCACGGCTCGAACGTCACGGTGCCCAGACCGATCCAGATCCGCGCGCCGTTCACCTCGCGCCCGATGACCGGCAGGAGCGGCGACAGGAGGAGCAGGACGCCGAGCAGGGCCCAGGTCCACTTGAAGCGCGACAGCGCGGTGAGGTCGCGCGGGATGAGGATCGTCGCCGCGAACGCGCCCGCCGCGATCAGGGTCCACGAGAGCTGCTGGACGAGCAGGTTCGAGGCGAGCCGCTGTACGAGTACGAGGCCGATGGCGGTGAGCGCGGCGGCGATGGGGAGGAGCAGCTGGTCGCCACGGATGCCGCGCGCGGCGAGGAACAGGTGGAGCACGAACGCGATCACGACGAAGGTCACCGGGATGACGAGCTGCTGCGGCCGGAAGCCGGCGACCTCCGCCGCAGCGACCGCGACCGATCCGGTGATGCCCATCGCGGCGACCCAGAAGAGGAGACCGAGCTCGGGCCTGCGGCGAGTGACCGCGATCATCCCGAGCCCTTCTCCAATCGGAGTGCGATGCGCCCGATGGCGAGCTCGTCACCGAACTGCAGCCGCTCCGCGCGCTCGATGCGCGTTCCATTGACGACGGTGCCGTTGGTGCTTCCGAGGTCCTCGATCCACCACTCGCCGTCGCGGAGCTCGAGCACGGCATGGCGCGCCGACGCCGCCTCGTCGGAGAGGGGAACGTCGTTGCCCGCGTCACGGCCGATCGAGGTGGACGCTCGAAGCGAGAAGCGCTCCCCCACCCGCGGGGCGTGACCCGCGTTGCGCTCGACGATGAGCACGCCGAGGGCGCGCGTCGCGCCGTCGACCGCGCGCTCCGCTACGAGGGCGCGGTGCAGCACGCCGAACGCGCGCAACAGGAAGAGATAGAGGAGCAGCAGGAAGGCGATGCGCACACCCCACAGCAGTAGGGCGAACGTGATCTCCATCTATTCCGCCGAATGGAAGATGAGATCGAGCCCCGCGACGGAGATCCGATCGCCGTCGTTGAGCACGACCTCGGCGACGCGGCGGCCGTTCACGTACGTCCCGTTCGTGCTCTGCAGGTCGTACAGGGTGTACCGACCGAGGCGGAGTCGGATCTCGGCGTGCTTGCGCGACACGCGCGTGTCGTCGAGGACGACGTCGTTCTGCTGATCGCGGCCGATCAGCAGAGGCTCGGGCCCGAGCTGGACCGACGAACGCTCGCCATCCTTCAGCTCGATGCTGGCCTTCGGCGCGCGCGGCTTCTCGCGAAGGAGCTTCTCGCGGTCGAGGACCATCGTGTGACCCGACTCGACGGCGCCGAGAGACTTGGGGTCGGCCTCGACCTCGTCACCCGATGCGTCGACGAGCGCACACGACACGCGGATGTCACCGGGCGCGACGTCGTCGTCGCGCTCGATCTCCACCGACGGGAAGTCGAGCAGCGTGAAGTTGCGCTCGCGCGACGCCGACAGCACCGCCTCGGCCAGATCGCGCTCGAGGCTGCGGCGGTACTGCTCGAACTGGGCGAAGTCGGTCGCCGACAGCGACACGACGTACGAGTTCGGGACGAAGGTCTTGGAGAGCGAAATGGTCTGGTGCGCCTCCATCGCGCGGATGAGGCGCTTGGCGATCTGGACGGGCTGGAGCTTCGCGCCGAAGATGCGCGCGCTCCATCCCTCGATCATCCGGCTCACAAAGGATTCAAGCCGTTCCATGCTCAGCCCTCTTCAGCTTTATCACTTCCGCACCGACGAGGATGATCACGGCGGTCACGTAGATCCAGGTGAGCATGACCGCGGCGAAGGCGATCGGTCCGTACACAGTGAAGATACCGAGACTGCGCGCGACGGAACCGAACGCGATCTTCGCAAGCTCCCACAGCATGGCGGATACCAGCGCGGCCATGCGCGCCGTGCCCGCTCGCACCCGCACGCGCGGGATGTATTGGTAGACGAGAT includes:
- a CDS encoding FtsW/RodA/SpoVE family cell cycle protein, which translates into the protein MIAVTRRRPELGLLFWVAAMGITGSVAVAAAEVAGFRPQQLVIPVTFVVIAFVLHLFLAARGIRGDQLLLPIAAALTAIGLVLVQRLASNLLVQQLSWTLIAAGAFAATILIPRDLTALSRFKWTWALLGVLLLLSPLLPVIGREVNGARIWIGLGTVTFEPWEAVKILLVIFFAAYLEEFREVLSQTQRRFGPIPVPPLPYFGPIVAMWAIAMVVMVFERDLGATLLFLGIFLAMLYLATGEAFYTLIGILLLLVGGFVAYHVFGHVAARVDVWLHPFAEDVRFDSGYQLVQGLFALANGGLFGAGLGNGMPDRIPVVWSDFVFDAFAEEAGFAGALALLALYLLFVYRGMLIALRAPTPFLQLLAAGLSFIVAVQTLVIVGGNARLIPLTGITLPFVAYGGSSLVTNWMLVALLIRVSDLTARVRGTP
- a CDS encoding FHA domain-containing protein, with protein sequence MEITFALLLWGVRIAFLLLLYLFLLRAFGVLHRALVAERAVDGATRALGVLIVERNAGHAPRVGERFSLRASTSIGRDAGNDVPLSDEAASARHAVLELRDGEWWIEDLGSTNGTVVNGTRIERAERLQFGDELAIGRIALRLEKGSG
- a CDS encoding DUF3662 and FHA domain-containing protein: MERLESFVSRMIEGWSARIFGAKLQPVQIAKRLIRAMEAHQTISLSKTFVPNSYVVSLSATDFAQFEQYRRSLERDLAEAVLSASRERNFTLLDFPSVEIERDDDVAPGDIRVSCALVDASGDEVEADPKSLGAVESGHTMVLDREKLLREKPRAPKASIELKDGERSSVQLGPEPLLIGRDQQNDVVLDDTRVSRKHAEIRLRLGRYTLYDLQSTNGTYVNGRRVAEVVLNDGDRISVAGLDLIFHSAE